The proteins below are encoded in one region of Hordeum vulgare subsp. vulgare chromosome 3H, MorexV3_pseudomolecules_assembly, whole genome shotgun sequence:
- the LOC123440473 gene encoding uncharacterized protein LOC123440473, with translation MQQAMRLPPFMLFLIVCLSRVIAISSSLPNAYDENTNQMRQQSSWNSSWLPRKAATNSGVDHYALIEYFTDSVLFGGMSTLDVYGIKTVNNQISSSHMCVVGRGKDFSSHNAAVAGWTVSPSEYGDSKTHFFTLWTADGYKSTGCYDLKCDGFVPVQNAPITPGDTLDPQNGKLKITIKIFKKKNDGDWWLYFGYDNQSLRAVGFWPQSIFNNLADHANSVQWGGYTFSDSGSASPAMGSGHWPGIHSATVRDVRFVDDTGRGYKIDPWPGGLIPSISHKKCYGAILSVGEMFYYGGPGGCTM, from the exons ATGCAACAGGCTATGCGCCTTCCACCATTTATGCTATTCCTGATTGTTTGTTTATCCCGAGTCATTGCAATATCATCGTCGTTGCCTAACGCATACGATGAGAATACAAATCAAATGAGGCAACAATCATCCTGGAATAGTAGCTGGCTACCCAGAAAAGCTGCAACTAACAGTGGAGTCGACCAT TATGCTCTAATCGAGTACTTCACGGACTCTGTTCTTTTCGGTGGCATGTCAACATTGGATGTCTATGGTATAAAAACTGTCAATAACCAAATAAGCTCATCACACATGTGTGTGGTCGGTCGAGGGAAGGATTTCAGTAGTCACAATGCTGCAGTAGCTGGATGGACG GTTAGCCCATCCGAATATGGTGACAGCAAAACACACTTCTTTACACTATGGACG GCTGATGGGTATAAGTCGACTGGATGCTATGACTTGAAATGCGATGGTTTTGTGCCAGTACAAAATGCCCCTATCACTCCAGGAGACACTCTAGACCCCCAAAACGGAAAACTTAAGATCACCATCAAGATATTCAAG aagaaaaatgatggtgaCTGGTGGTTGTACTTTGGTTATGATAATCAAAGCCTTAGAGCTGTTGGATTCTGGCCACAAAGTATCTTTAATAATTTGGCAGACCATGCAAATTCTGTACAGTGGGGTGGTTACACCTTCTCTGATTCCGGGAGTGCTAGTCCTGCAATGGGCAGTGGCCACTGGCCTGGGATACATTCTGCAACTGTTCGAGACGTCAGATTTGTGGATGACACTGGTAGGGGCTACAAAATTGATCCATGGCCCGGGGGCCTTATTCCTTCTATCTCCCACAAAAAGTGCTATGGAGCCATTCTATCTGTAGGTGAAATGTTTTATTATGGCGGACCTGGTGGTTGTACTATGTAG